The Opitutus sp. DNA window CATTTCGGTTATCGGCTCAGCCTGATCGCCGATTGGAATTACGCCCGTTACAGAGCGGGTGATTGCAGGGCCTGGTTGACCGCCAGAACCAAGGTCGAAACCTCGAAGGGTTTGGGCAGAATCCCGCACACCAGATCGCGCAACTTGGGCACCACCGAACAATTGGCCCCATTGCCCGTCATCACCAAGATACGCTGCTCGGGGTGCCGACCATGCAACATTTCGATCAGCTTGACCCCCGACACCCCGGGCATCGACAGGTCAGTGAGAATCAAATCCACGCGCCCGCCGCAGGCTTGCAGCTGGGAAAAGGCCGCATCGGCCCCCGCTGCACCTATCACCCGGTAACCCTCGTGACTGAGGGTGAGCCGGATGATATCGCGCACATCGGCCTCGTCATCGATGACCAACACCGTGCGCCCCGCCCCGGCCGGGGGCAGTCGGTTAACCGCTGGCACCTTCGCCGGCTGCGGGCTCGTAGCAAGCACGTCGGCTTGCAGCGGTAGGTGCACTTTGAAGATCGTGCCCACACCAACACGACTGGTCACACGGACAAAACCGCCGTGCGAGCGCACGATTCCAAGAACGACGGAAAGACCGAGTCCACTGCCCTGGCCGAAGGGCTTGGTGGTGAAAAACGGATCGAAAATCTTGTCGAGGATTTCAGGTGCGATGCCGGTGCCGTGATCGACCACGGTCAACACGGCGTGACGACCCGCAATCAGCTCCGGGTCGCGAGCAGCTGCGCCCGGGGAAATCTCCACCGCCTCCAAGCTCAGCACCAACCGCCCGCCGCGCGGCATGGCATCGGCCGCGTTCAGCGCCAGATTCAACACCACCTGTTGGAGCTGATTGGGGTCGCCCACGACAAAAAAATCGCCCGCCGCCGGGGCAAACTCGACGGCAACACTCTTGGGAAAGGTTTCCCGCATGATCGCGCACGATTCGCGCAGAGTTTTCTGCAGGTCCAGACGGACTTTCTCGCCCGCCTCGCCACGCGAAAAGGCCAGCAATTGCTGAACGATGGCCGACCCGCGCCGCGCCCCCGATTCCATCGATTCAAGCAGCATGCGCGCACCGGCGTCGGTGACAAAACCGCGCAGCATGGCAGGCGCCATAAGAATGGGCGTGAGGATATTATTAAGGTCGTGGGCCACACCGCTGGCCAAGCGGCCAACGCTTTCAAGCCGCTGCTGGCGCAGGAGCTGGGACTGGAGCGCATGACTCTCGGAAACGTCGCGAAAAATCGTCAGGTGCAGCCCGTTTTGGATATGCGCAATGGCACTGTAATCAGCGCGCGAAAGGGTGCCGTCCTTGCGGCGCAGGGAGCATTCACCGCGTTGGGTGCCGGTCTCTAAAAACTCGTGCCAGGCACCCTCGGCCAACCCGTGTTCGCTTTTGCTGAAAATCTCGCCCACCCCGAGCTTGAGCAGTTCCTCGCGGCTATAACCGAGCAGTGCGCAGGCAGCTGGATTCACCTCCACGTAACGCCCCGAGTCGTTAACCAGCATGATCGCATCGTTGGAGTGATCAAAGAGCGCCTGCAACCGGGCCTGACTGTAGCGCAGTTCGTCCTGCTGACGCTTGCGATCCGTGATGTCGCGCTGCACGCCGACGTATTGGGTAACGGTGCCCTGTGCGTCCTTGACCGGAGTGAGCGAGCGCTCGCTCCAGAATGACTCGCCGTTTTTACGCTGATCCAACACCTCGCCGGAAAACGGCAGGCCGGCATCGAGTTTGCGGCGTATGTCGGCGAGCGCTTCGGCATCGGTGCGCTCCGCATGCAAAAAGCCGCACCGCAAACCAATGATCTCGCTGCGGCTAAAGCCGGTCATGCCAACGAAGCTGTCATTGGCGTAGGTCACATTTAGTTCGGCATCGGTGATGAGTACACCTTGGGAAATGGAACTGAGCGCGTGGTTGCGCAGCCGGAGCGCATCCTCGGCCTCGATACGCGCGGTCATGTCCTGGGCGTTAAAGCACACCCGAGCGGTGCGCCCATCGGCGTCGGGCAAGGGCGTGTAGCGGACCATAAAACGCCGGCGGCGGCCGGAGGCATCACTCACTGCGGAGTCGTGGTGCACCACTTGCCCGACCATGGCCAGCGCGAGACTTTGCTTGGTGCGGTCGCTCAACAGCGCGGGCAGTTGTGCGACGGCGGCATCCTCGCTTTGAGCCAAGTGAGGCAGGATTTCGGCGGCGATCTGGCGAGCGGCTCGATTGGCCATCTCGACGCCGCCCAACCGGTCGATCACCAAGTAAACCTGGTCGGAAGAATCCAGAATGGACTGGATCAGCCGATCGGAGTTACGCAACTCGACGGTTCGCAGCTCCAACATGCGTTGCGCGCGGATGAGCGAATTTTTTTGCCGGGCCAGTTCGCACAACCCGAACAGGTAGTCGGGTGCATAGGGCCTCCGCGTGTGCACGCTCGCCCCTGCCCGAATGGACGTGACCGCCGCCTGCGGGTCAGGATTGGCGGTGACCAGTACGAAGGCTGAGTGCGGCGTGGCCGCGATCCACATGCGAACCAGCGCCATCGAGCAATCAGGCAAATCGAGGTCGCAGATCACCGCTTCCCAGGGTTCGTGTGAAAGCACGTCGTCGACGGCCGCGATGTCCTCAACCTGGCTGACCTCGCAGCCCTGGGCGCCAAACACCGCCCGGACGGCGTCGGCCTCGGGCCCGGCTGCCATCGCTAGCAACACCTTCCACGCAGGAGTCAGCGGAGGGGTTTCGATCAGCATGCGAACCCGCTCACGCAAAAGTGCGGCTTCGACGGGCAACGGGGAAAAATCCGTGGCGCCAAGCTCGGAGGCGATTTCCGCGGCCTCTTCACTGGCCAGAATGCCGGAGAGCACCAGGATAGGCGTCAGGTTAAAGCGCTTGTAAGCGGCCGAGCGCAGCATCCGGCAGAACGCCCACCCGTCGATGTCGGGCATGTAAAGGTCGGTGATGACCAAGGCGGGCTGATGGCGCGACATCGCCTGCAGCGCTTCGTTGGCCGAACGGCAGGCCACCACCTGCCAGGGCTGCTGGCCGAGCATGCCCGTGAGTAAATCCAATTGAAGCGGATCATCGTTGACCAAAATAACGACGGGGAGAGTGGACAAATCGGCGGTCATCAGGGTCCCCGATTGACCACATCGGGACGCGTGCTGTCGAGGCGCAACGCATGGTCGGCGAGCACCGCTTTGATTTGCGCGTCAAGGGCGGCGAACAGGGGCGTCATATCGAGGCCGTGAGCCAGGGCGGACTCGGCCTCGGCGGCGGCGAAATGCAGGCCCTTGGCTGA harbors:
- a CDS encoding response regulator — translated: MSTLPVVILVNDDPLQLDLLTGMLGQQPWQVVACRSANEALQAMSRHQPALVITDLYMPDIDGWAFCRMLRSAAYKRFNLTPILVLSGILASEEAAEIASELGATDFSPLPVEAALLRERVRMLIETPPLTPAWKVLLAMAAGPEADAVRAVFGAQGCEVSQVEDIAAVDDVLSHEPWEAVICDLDLPDCSMALVRMWIAATPHSAFVLVTANPDPQAAVTSIRAGASVHTRRPYAPDYLFGLCELARQKNSLIRAQRMLELRTVELRNSDRLIQSILDSSDQVYLVIDRLGGVEMANRAARQIAAEILPHLAQSEDAAVAQLPALLSDRTKQSLALAMVGQVVHHDSAVSDASGRRRRFMVRYTPLPDADGRTARVCFNAQDMTARIEAEDALRLRNHALSSISQGVLITDAELNVTYANDSFVGMTGFSRSEIIGLRCGFLHAERTDAEALADIRRKLDAGLPFSGEVLDQRKNGESFWSERSLTPVKDAQGTVTQYVGVQRDITDRKRQQDELRYSQARLQALFDHSNDAIMLVNDSGRYVEVNPAACALLGYSREELLKLGVGEIFSKSEHGLAEGAWHEFLETGTQRGECSLRRKDGTLSRADYSAIAHIQNGLHLTIFRDVSESHALQSQLLRQQRLESVGRLASGVAHDLNNILTPILMAPAMLRGFVTDAGARMLLESMESGARRGSAIVQQLLAFSRGEAGEKVRLDLQKTLRESCAIMRETFPKSVAVEFAPAAGDFFVVGDPNQLQQVVLNLALNAADAMPRGGRLVLSLEAVEISPGAAARDPELIAGRHAVLTVVDHGTGIAPEILDKIFDPFFTTKPFGQGSGLGLSVVLGIVRSHGGFVRVTSRVGVGTIFKVHLPLQADVLATSPQPAKVPAVNRLPPAGAGRTVLVIDDEADVRDIIRLTLSHEGYRVIGAAGADAAFSQLQACGGRVDLILTDLSMPGVSGVKLIEMLHGRHPEQRILVMTGNGANCSVVPKLRDLVCGILPKPFEVSTLVLAVNQALQSPAL